The Polyangium mundeleinium genome contains the following window.
CGAACACGTGCGCCCACTCCCCGAAGTAAAACAGAAGCTGCCGCGCGCCGATCTTCGCCGGCGGCGCGAGCTCGTCCCCGCTCGCCTCGGCCTCCCGCAGCGCGCCCGACACGCGCCCGTCGGCCGTGATCATCGACGTCACGTACGCGAGAAACAACACGAACGTCGCCGGGTTCCGGAACACGAACCAGTGCCAGGGCCACCCGCCCGCGTCGAACGGCGAGCCTCCCTGCCCGCCCTGCGCCGCCACGATGTCTTCGAGCCGAAGCGATCCCGTGCTCGACACGACGCACACGATCGCCACCACGGCCGGCAGCTCCTGCAGCAGCACCCGCCCGGCGCCGCGCAGACCTCGCAGCACGGACCACGCCTGCCCCGCGAGCGATCCCCCCGTCACGAACCCGAGCCCGAGCAGCGCCACGAGCGCGAGCAGGAAGAGCATCCCCACGTCGAGGTCCGCGCCCACGAGCCGCTGCGAGAACGGCATCACCACGAACGTCGCCGAGATCGCCGCGAACGCGAGCACCGGGGCGAGCTTCGACAGGATCGGATCGGCGTCCGGCGGCGCGATCGCCGAGGCCACCTCGCGATGCACCTCGGAGGCGAGCCGCGCGACCGGCGAACGCGCGAGCGCCTTCTTCCCGTTCCTCTGCGCGGCGAGCCGCGACGCCACGCGCCGCACGAGCCACGCCACGAGCGCGCCGAGCGGCGTCGCGAACACGAGCAGCGTCGCCGCGGACAAACCCAGCACGATCGCCGCGCCGAGCAGGTCCGACGGCGCGCTCGCGTGGAAGCCCTCGATCGAGATCGACACGACCCGCGGATCCTCCGCGCCGCGCCGCACGGTCGCGAGCGGCGCGCGCTCTTCACCGCTCGGGATCACGTCGGCCACGCTCGTCACCTTCATGCCCTCGAAGCTCGTGATCACGTCGCCGCCCTCGATCCGCGCCGCGGCCGCGGGGCTGTCCGGACGAACCGCCGCCACCACGATCCCGTTCGACGTCGGTGCGTCTGGAGACACCGTGATCCCCAGAAAATCGAGCGCCCGTTGCCCGTCGCGCTCGCGGGCCAGCGCGATCGCGCGCCGCGGCGCCTTCGGCCGCACGTCGATCGTCACGTCCTTGACCGACCCCGTCACCGGCAGCGCGCCTTCGGCCTTCGTCTCCAGCGTCACGGTTACGTTTCCGTGGAACGTCGTGTGCGCCGCGTCATCGCCCTGCCCGCAAAACCGCGCCACGAGCGCCTCGCTCACGGCGGCGCTCACCTTGTCGGTCGAGATCCTCGCCTTGTCGACGATGATCGTCTGCCCTTCGATCGGCGCTTCTCCCGGCCGCTTCAGCGTCCCGCGGAACGTGATCGTCGCCTCGCGCGCCTCTCCCGTCGGCAGGTTCGTCCCGAGCACCTCCAGCCGATCGCCCGACTCGAGCTCACGCGGCGCCACGTCGACCACCCGCAGGAGGTCGGGCGCGGTGTCGTTCACGTTACAGCCGATCGCCAAGAGGCAGGCGAGGGCGAGCGTGATCCTTCCATGTCCGGGCATGGCCCGGGCTTATCCATCGCGCCGCGGCAGAGGGCCAAGTTGAGGGCGAACCGGCAGGAAATACCGGGCGTTGTCGAGCTCGTTCACGCCCACGTAGAGCTCCGCCTCGAACACCTCCTTGAGGCGCCGGTACGTCATCACCTCTTCGATCGTCCCGTGCGCCACGAGCCTCCCGGCCTTCAAGAGCGCGATCCGATCCGCGTACTGCGCCGCCGCGTTCAGATCGTGCAGCACCATCAGGCATGCGAGCCCTCGATCCCGCACCTCGCGCCACACGAGCTCCGACAGCGCGAGGAAGTGCCGCACATCGAGGTGCGCCGTCGCCTCATCGAGCAAGAGCACCGGCGCCTCCTGCGCGAGCGCCCGCGCGATCGCGACCCGTTGCTGCTCGCCGCCCGAGAGCTCCGACACGCGCCGATCGGCGAGCGTCTCGAGCTCGCACGCGGCGATCGCCCTCTCCACGGCCTCTTCATCGTGCTTCGACGCGCGCATCCACGCGCCCTGGTACGGCGCGCGGCCCATCCTCACGATCTCGCGCACCGCGAAGCCCACCGCCGGCTCCGACGACTGCGGCACGAGCGCGATCTTCTTCGCGATCTCCCGACGCTCCAGGCGCGCGAGTGGTTCGCCGAGAACGTGTACCTCTCCACGCTGGGGCCGAAGCGCGCCCGAGATCACCTTCACGAGCG
Protein-coding sequences here:
- a CDS encoding ABC transporter ATP-binding protein, producing MNAIELTGVSVRYAAGGGVALEDIDLSVRKGEICAVLGPNGAGKSTLVKVISGALRPQRGEVHVLGEPLARLERREIAKKIALVPQSSEPAVGFAVREIVRMGRAPYQGAWMRASKHDEEAVERAIAACELETLADRRVSELSGGEQQRVAIARALAQEAPVLLLDEATAHLDVRHFLALSELVWREVRDRGLACLMVLHDLNAAAQYADRIALLKAGRLVAHGTIEEVMTYRRLKEVFEAELYVGVNELDNARYFLPVRPQLGPLPRRDG
- a CDS encoding NADH-quinone oxidoreductase subunit H, which translates into the protein MPGHGRITLALACLLAIGCNVNDTAPDLLRVVDVAPRELESGDRLEVLGTNLPTGEAREATITFRGTLKRPGEAPIEGQTIIVDKARISTDKVSAAVSEALVARFCGQGDDAAHTTFHGNVTVTLETKAEGALPVTGSVKDVTIDVRPKAPRRAIALARERDGQRALDFLGITVSPDAPTSNGIVVAAVRPDSPAAAARIEGGDVITSFEGMKVTSVADVIPSGEERAPLATVRRGAEDPRVVSISIEGFHASAPSDLLGAAIVLGLSAATLLVFATPLGALVAWLVRRVASRLAAQRNGKKALARSPVARLASEVHREVASAIAPPDADPILSKLAPVLAFAAISATFVVMPFSQRLVGADLDVGMLFLLALVALLGLGFVTGGSLAGQAWSVLRGLRGAGRVLLQELPAVVAIVCVVSSTGSLRLEDIVAAQGGQGGSPFDAGGWPWHWFVFRNPATFVLFLAYVTSMITADGRVSGALREAEASGDELAPPAKIGARQLLFYFGEWAHVFVACGIASAIFLGGWQLPGVAGATQESAGALKIVGALLFLLKSWGLVLTVVWLRWALPRLCAEERSRIALRWFLPLAIVASAFVLLGALATTTIGFGRNAGLVSGVVTFVTWAAFAAHFVRRIQVDLRETRSPLHLNPLI